The region AGGCCTCTAAGTTACAGAGGAGCTGATGTGTTTATTCTTGCTTTCTCCCTCATTAGTAGGCCTAGCTATGAGAATGTAACAAAAAAAGTAAGTTTCTCTCTTGTGCTTATGGCTTATGCTAATATACTGTATACTATTACAACTTTTCTGATTCCTTTACATGTTTTGTTCTTTTTTCATTATGGTCCTTGTGCTGGTGAAGTGGCTTCCAGAGCTGAAACATTATGCCCCAGCAGTGCCCATTGTTCTTGTGGGAACAAAACTAGGTGATGaaaatgcctttttttttttttttgttcttcttcATGTATTCTTTGTGCAAATTAAATGAATGTTTCAAGAACCATGCCTTTGCTTATCAATCAAGATTCAAGATGCTCTCAATAATTGAGCATGTCCTTGGTTCTTTTTTCTCCACTTCTTACACTTACAATCATTCTTTTCCCTTTCTAAACAAGTTATCATTATAAGATAGTCCTAGGTGCATGGTTCATAAGCATTCAAAATGTGAACATAAAGTGCAGCATATGAACATGCCATGTTTAGACAAGCATGGCtttgttatattaataaatttaaatgggGATGCAGATTTAAGAGAAGATAGACAGTTCCACTTGGACTATCCAGGGGCATCAACTATTTCTACAGAACAGGTAACCACAGATGTCAAATTTGTTGTATTATATTGTAGTATTagatgtttcaattttttttatcatttttgggcaGGGTCTTGAACTAAAGAAACAAGTAGGAGCACTGGCTTACATAGAATGCAGCTCCAAGACACAACAGGTTTCATCTTGCATCTGTTAACCTAAAGTGGCTGTTACATACACCAACCGGattctgtctttttttttttggtttggtcCTTCCCAAGTGAAATCTCAACACTAATTAAACAAACAGGATATTGGAGAAATTAGTGGATAATAGCATTCATTAGTGTTTGAAAATTGCAGAATGTGAAAGCTGTATTTGATGGTGCAATCAAGGTGGTTGTCCAGCCTCCAAAGCAaaagaagcaaaagaaaagaCCAAGTGTATGCCGTGTTCTTTAAAATAAACACCCTTTTGGGACAACAGTGTCAAGTTGACGATGATGGTTCTCCTCTTACAATTCTCTCCATATGCTTGTCTTGTTCTGGCTTGTTACATTTTTCTTTTGTGTTGATTCCGTCGATTATAACCCCATTTATTTATCACCTTCAAGAACTCAACGGATGTTTTGGGTTCTGTAAATTGCTGCTTATTGGAATGATTTGAGGGCATTGTCatcctgtttttttttttttttttttgctttccaTTTTTGGTTATAGTTGAAGACATATGGCATGGGCTCTAATTGGTATTTTTTTACCTCAACTTGGGCCATGTTAAGTAATCGTTCAAGAGCAGTATATATTGGGCTTCCACAGTAATCTTTTGCCTAAATTACATTATATCCTATGGTACACCTGAAAgagagtgtatatatatatatatgaaaaagtattttaaaaattttaaaaatatatttcttatttaaataaaaggaaaatatttggtacaccATAGTGCAGTGTTTAAACTTCACAAGAAAGATTAGAAGATTGACAAGTGTCCTAaatgagtatagtaaaatattaaaaagaaagagaCATGACATATTTTAAAGGTTAttcgtgaaataaaaaaaatatattgtcaatgtattaaatattaatccttaaataaatggtaaaattttaaaaggatgtgATATTTTTTAATGAGAAAATATTTGGTGCAGTGCCAATGGAGTTTTTAGACTTCACAAGTAAAGTCAGGGGGTTGACAAGCGTCCTATaggagtatagtaaaatattaaaaaaaatacataataattttttaaggttgtcagtaaaataaaaaaaattgttagtatatcaaatattatatatttatcgATTATGAAAGTGAACCTAACTTTTTGTAACTATATTGATTGTTCACCCTAAAAATCCACTATCATACATTCGAATCACATGATAGTCTATTTATGGTGGGtaagtatataaaaatatttttataacaacaataattattttttaataaattaaaatttcagtttttttAATTGTGCTTGTGTGCAATTAATTGATAGtactaaatcaattaaaatttttataatagtataaatagCTTATTCTTTGAATAGTTTTAATGTAAAATTAGTTGCCTCAACATACAGCATATATTTTCTAAAGAAATCATGTTGTTAGCCAATCTTCtcttaaaaaaatagttaataacAAGGATGACAATGGAACGCGGAGGAGCAAATATTAccaaattcattataaatatagtTGGTACAGTATGCTCCACTATCTGTCCTTCTTCACTGTGGATGTATAATATTGAAAACCATTATCATCTCTATAAATGTTGGATACATCCATCCCTGTCCCACCTTGCTCCGCTTCAATTTGAATATTGTtacttatttttcatattttcaatctttttaaagtcaagtaaatattaaaacataattcttcacaaaaatatttaaacataaagtatATGGATTTTTCTATATTATGttattacatttttgccctttcagttgtttatatataaagataaaatcAGAATTTTATATAATGAAGTGGGTTAAGGTGAAgtaagtaatttcatactaactATTTAAAAGAGCTCGCTCGCATCCACTTTTCAAAAGAAAACATTTGCTATCCATTCAGAGTAAATTGGTATAGAATCTATCAAACGGTTTGAGTTTTGTTATCTCTAATTAATGAAGCAAAGTtgggatgaaattgaaaagttaGAAATGATTTAAAACTTGATGTTAAATTAATGAAGTTTTGATCCGAAATTAAGGTAATGCATGCTGCCATCTCTCCAAATCTTTGGTGTCTTTTACTGCCTTCTGCCATAAAAGAGCCATAGCTCCCATGGAattactcttttttctttttaagttataAGTAGAAATAATACactttaagaaaataatatatatatattgatacaaGAATAAATTAGAACATGTCTAAATGAACGAGCTTAACAGCTTCAACTCTCATCCATGCTCGAATCGTAGATATCCTTCTCCAACAGATCTCGCATAGACAGGGGTGGATCTTCAAGTGTGACCAAACAATTAATTTTGTCTTCGTCCATCTTAGTTAACCGATCTGCAACTTTGTTACTATCCCGTGAAATGTGATGAAATTTAATTTGCCAATCCTTGGAGCACTATTCATGTATCAACTTAATTTCGGCAATACTACTTATTGCTACAAGTCCATTCCACAAAACATCCACTAATAACACATTACCACATTCCAATTCAGCCTGTCTAAAGTAATATAAATGAGAGaaacatttataaatttatttattgggGAGAATGAGAAGGTGTGGGTCAGTTTTTGATTAAGCAATAATaatgtgattaaattaaaataaaatcatgtcCTTAGCCaccaatacaaaatttaaaatccataatATATTAAAACCACTCCTATTTAAATACAGCATGAGAGACCCTTCATAATTGCATTATAAGTGAGGGCATCTTATGTGGTAAGGTTTGTCAACACCTGCCACCCAATCCTAGATTTTTGCTTCTTctttgctctttattttattttgtttgtctCTCATTACTAATCTTTTTTATGATTATGACCCTCAAACAAAACTTGGGTTTTCttctcttaaaattttcattaattggtTGAATGATAAGTCATTCTCAACATTAATTTTAATGGCCAGGTGACAGAATATGTGGTTTTGcaaaatcatatattaatttattatctcATTATTTTTGAAGGGatttatcataaattaatttaatttctaatgtaATTTTGcctctatatttttttataatattattaattagttcaaataattaatattgttaattttttgttaaaatattacatgattatatataatttgaatgacGTAAAAGACTCAAAAActaataatttgtttttttaattaacattataaGATAATGGTCAAATTTCAACTTTGACTCCTATACTATGCTAAAACTTAAGCtttaatatatttgttttaattatttatatattttggttcCTCTACTTTATAATACCATTAGTTAgtctaattaattaatatttttacttatttcaataaaatgtcgacgtcaatttttcttaagaacactagaccaaaaaatattttctaatgaTGAGTTCGAACGAGTATTTATAAGAAAAGAAATCCTAATCAGtattttcaacattatttttattattgcatGATTAccaagtgaatatatatatttaatttcaaaatgtcactcaagtaaaattaatagaagaattttaatagTAATAACACTTggacatgaattttaaaatttaaaaaagtagaaagattaaattcatgaaaataaaattatggaCTAATTTCAAATGTACAAAGCATATGGAGACttaaagcatattttaactttcaaaattttactcaataatttaatacaaataaataatcaaCCCAATGCGAAGTGTAAGAATCGTATTTGTAACGTATAACAGTAGAATATATTCATTTACAAGTTATTAACCTATAAGTAAAACCTATGCCttgaacaaataataataataataagtaaaatgaaattttttggacctctaactttataaaaaaaagtaattttaactatttatttaatttttcaccaCTTTTAATTCTGAAACTTGGATTGTTTGTTAAATCACctcaaaatgaatagaaaaattatcgtttgttaattttgttgatgtgTCATACACATGAATTACCATGTGTATGCCATgtatgtaattaattaatttttaaaaataaaaaaaaaattaaattttttaatattttttaacaatttttaaattttttaaaataattttacaattttttttgaattttttaaatttaaagaattaaTTGCTGACGTAACATTCATGTGGCAATTCACGTGTATTCTATgtcaataaaattaacaaatattaactttttcatctattttgaaataatttaacaaataaacatATGTTAGagttaaaaaagatgaaaaattaaataaaaaactaaaataatttttttttataaaactaaaggcaaaaaaaatcattatacttTTATCTAAAACCCATGCCAAGTCAACGGCTGGTCTGTCCCTCAGCCACTTCGTGTGACCATTCTACCAAAATTATGCATTTGACCGACCTCACCTCATGTACTCCTGACACACCAAATATAAACCAATGCCTTTTAACTTCATCCTCTTAGCAACTTCAAACCCCAACACGCCCCTCTCTCTCCTTCAATGGAACATCCAAAGAAGTTTTCCCCTGGAACTTCCGCCATTGTTTTTCTCCTTTTTGCTGGCTTTCTCTACATATGTGTATGGTCTCCTTCAAACCCTTTACTCCCCTTCGTTCAACCCAGCGGTTCTCCCAAAGATTTTgtaagtatatatttatattaacttctcatgtatatatatatacgtgtgtGCAGACTGTAAtatcagatttttttttataaagactCCCGTAGAGTTCGCTGTGAAAGACGAGCTTGATTTGGCGTTAGAGGAAGCTTCGATGCGGAACAAGACCGTCATAATAGCGGTCGTCAACAGGGCTTACGTCGAGCAAAGCGTTAATGCGGAGACCACAATGCTGGACCTTTTCTTGGAGAGCTTTTGGCTGGGGGAAGATACGAGGCCATTGCTGGACCACCTGCTCCTGGTTGCGGTGGATAAGACGGCTTACGATCGGTGCATGTTCAAGCGATTGCACTGTTACAGGTTGGTGACGGAGGGTGTGGATTTCGGGGAGGAGAAGGTATTCATGTCCCGGGATTTTATCAAGATGATGTGGAGAAGAACTTTTTTCCTTACGGAAGTGTTGAGGCGTGGCTACAGTTTCATTTTCACGGTATGCTTCTTTCTTTGACCTTCTCTAATAGTTCTTTCATTTTCTTGAATAATTcttcaattataaaataaaatatattgaattataaaataaaaacttaaggcTTAAAATATGATTTAAGTTTCTTGAATAATTCATTTTCACGTaagtattttaatcaaaataaaatatttaaattaattaattatattataaatattaagtgtttaaaaattaaagtagtcATAGAAAATTAGGCGAAGATATAAATTCTAATtaataacaaagaaaaagagCTTATAATCTTTGAAAGTTATAATCCAATCCTTAATATGCCGCCAGACCaagaattttatgttttataggaATAAACTCGGATTTATTTTCACACTTATGATCATATTTTCAACATGCATTGCTTGGAAATTTATGGAATTCTGGGAATATATGTCCACGGCCATGGGGTTGTAGTGTAGGTGGTCCAATCGGGAGAAATGTTTAATTAAGGAGATattaaaaatttggttttgaCTTCTAATATGAAATGAAGTCCAATACAACGTGAAAGACAGCTACGTCAAGGTAGCATGTGGCATTCTAGGATTGAATGCCACTGATGGTACGTGGGGGACGGTCATTGAGCAATAGGTGCGCCCCAAAGTTTAGGCAAGCTACTCCCTGAATCACATGAAAAGGGAATATAGGATTGATACGATGAAATAATcatcttttgaaaataaaatataaattattttacagAATTTTATCTATTGAATAGGTCTTATTTAACTAACCTGTCAtcatttgtaatttattaataatgCACATTTTAACGAATAACAATCATGTATGCATGCTTTAATATTTCTACTGCCGacactattttaatagtttaaaggGAATAGTTTATTTCTGTTTgtctcatattacattttagtcatttatatttgaaatattgtgttttagtcatttacgtaattgttttgttacgaagtgatcactctaccgttaaactccgTTACCAACCTAACGGCAGTCTTATGTGACAGttgaaatgggttttaaatgtcaacttaga is a window of Gossypium hirsutum isolate 1008001.06 chromosome D08, Gossypium_hirsutum_v2.1, whole genome shotgun sequence DNA encoding:
- the LOC107916005 gene encoding rac-like GTP-binding protein ARAC4, with the translated sequence MSTASATTAAATSTAQTRFIKCVTVGDGAVGKTCLLISYTTNTFPTDYVPTVFDNFSANVMVDGQTVNLGLWDTAGQEDYNRLRPLSYRGADVFILAFSLISRPSYENVTKKWLPELKHYAPAVPIVLVGTKLDLREDRQFHLDYPGASTISTEQGLELKKQVGALAYIECSSKTQQNVKAVFDGAIKVVVQPPKQKKQKKRPSVCRVL
- the LOC107915994 gene encoding uncharacterized protein At1g28695 → MEHPKKFSPGTSAIVFLLFAGFLYICVWSPSNPLLPFVQPSGSPKDFTPVEFAVKDELDLALEEASMRNKTVIIAVVNRAYVEQSVNAETTMLDLFLESFWLGEDTRPLLDHLLLVAVDKTAYDRCMFKRLHCYRLVTEGVDFGEEKVFMSRDFIKMMWRRTFFLTEVLRRGYSFIFTDTDVVWLRNPLTKLSLNETDDLQISVDKYFGSRRPEHNLINTGFYYIRSNNKTISLFDKWYSLKDNSTRKKEQDVLLDLLRHGVVTELDLRVRFLETRHFSGFCEDSKDVGAVTTVHANCCRHINAKVRDLTAVLRDWKRFKAALTKYPKAARNITRSFGWSRHDGCLNSWKPQTLT